In Raphanus sativus cultivar WK10039 chromosome 5, ASM80110v3, whole genome shotgun sequence, the following proteins share a genomic window:
- the LOC108860180 gene encoding aluminum-activated malate transporter 8, with product MDLNAQVKKAGFLQRLKDFPSKLKDGVTKRIKDVRKLGKDDPRRIIHSIKVGLSLTLISMLYYVRPLYNSFGVSGMWAILTVVVVSEFTVGGTLSKGLNRGFATLIAGALGVGAVHLARFCGHKGEPIILGILVFSLGAAATFSRFFPRIKQRYDYGALIFILTFSMVAVSGYRTDEILVIAYQRLSTILIGGTICILVSIFVFPVWAGEDLHKMVANNIFKLANSLEGFEGEYFPSSEKTSKETNSWVREYKSILTSKSTEDTLANLARWEPGHGRFRLRHPWTKYLKIAGLIRQCAIHFEILNGYVLSDAKAPQDFISKIQEPYSIMSREAGEALKVIAKSIKTMSRYNVCVNTHIKNSKNAIENLRLALKLSFPETEKDLLEIIPVVTMASTLIDIVNYVEKISEAVEEFSGLAHFKETLDQKLPPELGQHQLLHKGTVKPVLEGDNEEEYNSSPHVVIAVHDEQPPTVNEKNVNVGAEKTTVVVV from the exons ATGGATTTGAATGCTCAAGTGAAGAAGGCAGGTTTCTTGCAAAGGCTTAAGGATTTCCCTAGCAAGCTCAAAGACGGTGTCACCAAGCGCATAAAGGATGTGCGCAAGCTTGGGAAAGATGATCCGAGACGTATAATCCATTCCATAAAAGTGGGACTTTCTCTTACATTAATTTCAATGTTGTACTATGTAAGGCCACTCTATAATAGCTTTGGGGTTTCGGGTATGTGGGCAATACTAACCGTAGTCGTGGTCTCCGAGTTTACTGTTG GTGGGACACTTTCAAAAGGTTTGAACAGAGGTTTCGCAACATTAATAGCCGGTGCATTGGGGGTTGGTGCAGTGCACCTTGCTCGTTTCTGTGGACATAAAGGAGAGCCGATTATTCTTGGGATATTAGTGTTCTCACTAGGCGCAGCTGCAACATTTTCACGTTTTTTCCCAAGGATTAAACAGAGATACGACTATGGTGCCTTGATATTCATACTTACATTTAGCATGGTTGCCGTTTCGGGGTACCGTACAGATGAAATATTGGTTATTGCATATCAAAGACTATCGACTATTCTTATTGGTGGAACAATATGCATCCTTGTGTCGATCTTCGTTTTTCCTGTATGGGCAGGCGAAGATCTTCACAAGATGGTTGCTAACAACATTTTCAAACTCGCTAACTCCTTAGAAG GTTTCGAGGGTGAATATTTTCCATCATCTGAGAAAACTTCAAAGGAGACAAACTCGTGGGTTCGAGAATACAAAAGCATTCTAACATCAAAAAGCACTGAAGATACTTTG gcGAATCTTGCGAGATGGGAACCAGGACATGGCCGATTCAGGTTACGGCATCCATGGACAAAGTACTTAAAGATCGCAGGACTCATTCGTCAATGCGCCATACATTTCGAAATTCTCAATGGCTATGTTCTCTCTGATGCTAAG GCACCGCAAGACTTCATAAGCAAGATTCAAGAGCCATACTCGATTATGAGCAGAGAAGCAGGTGAAGCCCTAAAAGTCATAGCCAAATCTATCAAAACAATGAGCAGATACAACGTCTGTGTGAATACACACATTAAAAACTCCAAAAATGCCATAGAAAACCTAAGGCTTGCACTCAAATTATCTTTCCCGGAGACAGAGAAAGATCTCTTGGAGATCATTCCCGTAGTCACTATGGCGTCAACATTGATCGACATCGTGAATTACGTCGAGAAGATATCTGAGGCTGTGGAAGAATTCTCTGGTCTAGCACACTTCAAAGAGACTCTGGATCAAAAATTACCACCGGAGTTAGGACAACATCAACTACTACACAAAGGGACTGTAAAGCCTGTTCTAGAGGGTGACAATGAAGAAGAATACAATAGCTCTCCTCACGTTGTTATCGCAGTCCATGATGAACAGCCACCAACAGTTAACGAAAAGAATGTTAATGTGGGAGCAGAGAAGACGACAGTTGTTGTCgtgtaa